The Fructilactobacillus ixorae genome has a window encoding:
- a CDS encoding GNAT family N-acetyltransferase has product MTTEIKHLTNEPQMVTELHDLIVNTFWDTYRGSSADANIAAYLDQEYSPARIKEQLAEANCAFYFIMVDGKIGGYMKLNFGEAQTEDYDGKSMEVEKLYVLPEFKRHGFGTQLLEFAEQVARARAADYMWLGVWSENEKAKAFYHEIGFRQTTTHTFKLGDDPQTDLVLVKKLK; this is encoded by the coding sequence ATGACGACTGAAATTAAACATCTAACCAACGAGCCACAAATGGTAACAGAATTACACGATTTAATCGTTAATACTTTTTGGGATACCTACCGTGGCTCGAGTGCGGATGCTAACATCGCTGCTTATTTGGACCAGGAGTATTCGCCAGCGCGGATTAAGGAACAGTTAGCAGAAGCTAATTGTGCCTTTTACTTTATTATGGTCGATGGTAAAATTGGTGGTTACATGAAACTCAATTTTGGAGAGGCCCAAACCGAGGATTACGATGGCAAGTCGATGGAAGTAGAAAAGCTTTATGTACTGCCAGAATTTAAACGGCACGGATTTGGGACCCAACTGTTGGAATTTGCGGAACAAGTAGCACGTGCGCGTGCGGCCGACTACATGTGGCTGGGAGTGTGGAGTGAGAACGAAAAAGCGAAGGCCTTTTATCATGAAATTGGCTTTCGGCAAACGACGACCCATACCTTTAAATTGGGGGATGATCCGCAAACCGATTTGGTTCTCGTCAAAAAATTAAAATAA
- a CDS encoding type 1 glutamine amidotransferase domain-containing protein, whose product MTKKILVVETNVANFAGTNHLTGLWLGESAEFVAKVQAAGLAVDYVSPSGGYVPLDPRSMKPNYVDDNTLRTYLTHDYQTRGLAETLKPDQVNPADYVALYFTGGHGVMFDFPNNSELQGLAKTVYGNGGYLCTVCHGIAGLLNVKLADGNYLIAGKKVTGFTTSEELLSGNSKRVPFLNEKVATSHGAQFVKERAFKRFVVQDGQLITGQNPASPQAVADQLLTNLQA is encoded by the coding sequence ATGACAAAAAAGATTTTGGTAGTTGAAACAAATGTGGCTAATTTTGCCGGGACAAATCATCTAACTGGTTTATGGTTAGGCGAGTCGGCAGAATTTGTTGCTAAGGTGCAAGCCGCAGGGTTAGCAGTCGATTATGTTAGTCCCAGCGGGGGTTACGTTCCGTTGGATCCGCGGAGTATGAAACCTAATTACGTTGATGACAACACGTTACGGACGTACTTAACCCATGATTATCAAACGCGGGGGTTAGCGGAGACCTTAAAGCCCGACCAGGTTAATCCGGCTGATTACGTGGCACTCTACTTTACTGGGGGTCACGGGGTGATGTTTGATTTTCCTAATAATTCGGAATTACAGGGACTGGCGAAAACGGTTTATGGGAATGGTGGCTACCTTTGTACGGTTTGCCACGGCATTGCCGGGCTCTTGAACGTTAAGTTAGCGGACGGGAACTACTTAATTGCCGGGAAAAAGGTTACGGGTTTTACGACTAGCGAAGAATTACTGAGTGGAAATTCAAAACGAGTTCCGTTTCTAAATGAAAAGGTCGCCACTAGTCACGGCGCCCAGTTTGTCAAAGAACGAGCGTTTAAACGTTTTGTCGTGCAGGATGGTCAATTAATCACGGGGCAGAATCCGGCGTCACCGCAGGCAGTTGCTGATCAGTTATTAACTAATCTCCAGGCGTAG
- a CDS encoding ArgE/DapE family deacylase encodes MNPTERIQLLADLVAIQSVNDHEEEVADYLGRVFAKHDIPTNQVEYAPGRANLVAEIGQGTPVTVFSGHADVVAAGGDWDTDPFILTEKNGKLYGRGACDMKSSLAAMVIAMIDLKESQTPLPGTVRFLLTVGEEVGEYGAEQLTNQGYLDDASALIIGEPTGYQICYAHKGSLDVQIEAKGQVAHSSMPQLGNNAVQNLLDLLTIINQRMSQIHATDPATGDFLFNFTVLSGGDQVNSIPGTATVALNARTIDKFDNAAVLDTIQAAVNQLQHQASKYQFDVRVLMNLPPVDGQAENQLVKRGQQVGAQVSGHPISTFGGTYTTDAAKFLVNQAEDFPFMIFGPGNQSLHSADEYIDKQMYFNFIDIYQQLMLNNGVNTNH; translated from the coding sequence ATGAACCCAACCGAAAGAATCCAACTGCTGGCGGACTTAGTTGCCATTCAATCCGTCAATGATCACGAAGAAGAAGTTGCGGACTACCTCGGCCGAGTGTTTGCCAAGCACGACATTCCGACAAACCAAGTTGAATATGCGCCTGGGCGTGCCAATCTTGTGGCCGAAATTGGTCAGGGAACGCCGGTTACCGTTTTTAGTGGCCATGCCGACGTGGTTGCGGCGGGTGGTGACTGGGATACCGATCCATTCATCCTTACCGAAAAGAATGGCAAACTATACGGCCGTGGCGCCTGCGATATGAAGAGTAGTCTGGCTGCCATGGTAATCGCCATGATTGACCTTAAAGAAAGTCAGACTCCCCTTCCCGGTACTGTGCGGTTTCTCCTAACGGTTGGTGAAGAAGTCGGTGAATACGGTGCCGAACAACTCACCAACCAGGGATATCTGGACGATGCCTCAGCCCTAATTATTGGTGAACCAACCGGCTATCAAATTTGCTATGCGCACAAGGGCTCGCTTGATGTCCAGATTGAAGCCAAGGGCCAGGTTGCCCACAGTTCAATGCCGCAGCTCGGCAATAATGCCGTTCAGAACTTGTTGGATCTCCTCACAATTATTAACCAACGAATGAGCCAAATTCACGCCACTGATCCCGCGACCGGCGACTTTTTATTTAATTTTACGGTGTTAAGCGGTGGCGACCAGGTTAATTCCATTCCAGGAACGGCAACGGTCGCTTTAAACGCCCGCACCATCGATAAATTTGATAATGCTGCCGTCCTCGACACCATTCAAGCCGCTGTAAACCAGTTGCAGCACCAAGCTTCGAAGTATCAATTTGACGTACGGGTGCTCATGAATTTGCCCCCTGTCGATGGTCAAGCTGAAAATCAACTGGTAAAACGTGGTCAGCAAGTTGGAGCACAGGTCTCAGGACACCCAATTTCAACCTTTGGTGGAACCTATACGACAGATGCCGCCAAATTCTTAGTTAATCAAGCGGAGGACTTCCCCTTCATGATCTTTGGCCCTGGCAATCAATCTCTACACAGTGCAGATGAGTACATCGATAAACAAATGTACTTCAACTTCATTGACATTTACCAACAGCTGATGCTTAACAATGGCGTCAACACTAACCACTAA